A window of the Streptomyces sp. NBC_00250 genome harbors these coding sequences:
- a CDS encoding type II toxin-antitoxin system PemK/MazF family toxin, with amino-acid sequence MDTSWWPALVAVVVIALVVALADGWRRSSRRSSGRPSGRTRPPTRPPGRPTGPRKAPSRLPHAAEIWWADVPFEDGPGSKDRPCLVLSVRGKSALVAKITSKYHDERPGVIALPPGAVGDAQGRPSFLETDELREVPVSDFRRKAGMADPVVWDQVRHLAR; translated from the coding sequence ATGGACACGTCGTGGTGGCCCGCGCTGGTCGCGGTCGTGGTGATCGCGCTGGTCGTGGCGCTCGCCGACGGGTGGCGGCGGTCGTCGCGGCGCTCGTCGGGACGCCCGTCGGGACGGACCCGGCCGCCGACCCGGCCGCCCGGTCGGCCCACCGGGCCGCGGAAGGCTCCGTCGCGGTTGCCGCACGCCGCCGAGATCTGGTGGGCGGACGTGCCCTTCGAGGACGGTCCCGGTTCGAAGGACCGGCCCTGCCTGGTGCTGTCCGTACGGGGGAAGAGCGCGCTCGTCGCCAAGATCACCAGCAAGTACCACGACGAGCGGCCGGGTGTGATCGCGCTGCCGCCGGGTGCGGTGGGCGACGCGCAGGGGCGGCCGAGCTTTCTGGAGACGGACGAGCTGCGCGAGGTGCCGGTCTCGGATTTCCGGCGGAAAGCGGGGATGGCGGACCCGGTCGTCTGGGACCAGGTCCGCCATCTCGCGCGCTAG
- a CDS encoding ABC transporter ATP-binding protein yields the protein MTELRLRGLSYENRLRSVDLTVRPGETVGLIGPNGSGKTTLLRCVYGTLAPTAGQALLDGDDLHTLGPKARARRVATVPQDSAVEFELTVGELVALGRSPHKRFWEGDTGADRERAGAALARVGLADLADRPYPTLSGGERQRALVARALVQDPALLVLDEPTNHLDIRHQLDVLSLVRTLGTTNLLALHDLNLAGAYCDRIYVLERGRLVTGGTPGEVLTPALLEAVYGVDAEVIPHPRTGSPTVLYQHRPAGGQEPSTM from the coding sequence GTGACCGAACTGCGCCTGCGGGGCCTCTCGTACGAGAACAGGCTCCGCTCCGTCGACCTCACCGTCCGCCCCGGCGAGACCGTCGGCCTCATCGGCCCCAACGGCAGCGGCAAGACCACCCTCCTGCGCTGCGTCTACGGCACCCTCGCCCCCACCGCCGGACAGGCTCTCCTCGACGGCGACGACCTCCACACCCTCGGCCCCAAGGCCCGCGCCCGCCGCGTCGCCACCGTCCCCCAGGACAGCGCCGTCGAGTTCGAACTCACCGTCGGCGAACTCGTCGCCCTCGGGCGCTCCCCGCACAAACGGTTCTGGGAGGGCGACACCGGCGCCGACCGGGAGCGCGCCGGGGCCGCCCTCGCCCGCGTCGGCCTCGCGGACCTCGCCGACCGCCCGTACCCCACCCTCTCCGGCGGCGAACGCCAACGCGCCCTCGTCGCCCGCGCCCTCGTCCAGGACCCGGCCCTGCTCGTCCTCGACGAACCCACCAACCACCTGGACATCCGCCACCAGCTCGACGTCCTCTCCCTCGTCCGCACCCTGGGCACCACCAACCTGCTCGCCCTCCACGACCTCAACCTGGCGGGGGCGTACTGCGACCGGATCTACGTCCTGGAGCGAGGAAGGCTCGTCACCGGCGGCACCCCCGGCGAGGTCCTCACCCCCGCCCTCCTGGAGGCGGTCTACGGGGTGGACGCCGAGGTCATCCCGCATCCGAGGACCGGCAGCCCGACCGTCCTCTACCAGCACCGTCCGGCAGGCGGTCAGGAACCATCCACCATGTGA
- a CDS encoding MoaD/ThiS family protein, which translates to MAIEVRIPTILRTYTDGQKAVEGSGGTLAELFADLESRHTGIEARIVDDGKLRRFVNVYLNDEDVRFLDGIDTKLTDGDNVTILPAVAGGMV; encoded by the coding sequence ATGGCCATCGAGGTCCGCATCCCGACCATCCTCCGCACCTACACCGACGGCCAGAAGGCCGTCGAGGGCAGCGGTGGCACCCTCGCCGAGCTCTTCGCCGACCTGGAGTCCCGCCACACCGGCATCGAGGCCCGCATCGTCGACGACGGCAAGCTCCGCCGCTTCGTCAACGTCTACCTCAACGACGAGGACGTCCGCTTCCTCGACGGAATCGACACCAAGCTCACCGACGGCGACAACGTCACGATCCTGCCGGCCGTCGCCGGTGGCATGGTCTGA
- a CDS encoding FecCD family ABC transporter permease — protein MSVALRETGTRTPVRAPAPARPLRYVLVVAGLILALAAAATASLALGSVRIPPGQVLDALTGRAGPSPYRTIVLDVRLPRVLLGAVVGAGLAVVGAVLQALVRNRLADPFLLGISSGASAGAVLVLVVGGGAGLVGGVTTTLALPAGAFVGALLSLVLVYGLARRGGTLTSTRLVLAGVAVSYILSALATLLLVVAGRPEQFQEAMYWSLGGLGSARWDTLALPAAVLALGVGVLLTLARPLDLLLVGEEQATVLGLDTARFRAAVFVLASLVTAVMVAASGAVGFVGLMAPHAARLAVGAPHRRLLPVAALGGALALVLADLGARTVAAPQDIPVGVLTALTGGPFLLWLMRRRPGSEGAAL, from the coding sequence ATGAGCGTGGCCCTCCGCGAGACCGGGACCCGGACCCCCGTCCGGGCCCCGGCCCCCGCACGCCCCCTCCGGTACGTCCTGGTCGTCGCCGGACTGATCCTCGCCCTCGCCGCCGCCGCGACCGCCTCGCTCGCCCTCGGCTCCGTCCGCATCCCGCCCGGCCAGGTCCTCGACGCCCTCACCGGGCGGGCCGGGCCCTCCCCGTACCGGACGATCGTCCTCGACGTACGGCTGCCCCGCGTCCTGCTCGGCGCGGTCGTCGGCGCAGGACTCGCCGTCGTCGGCGCCGTCCTCCAGGCCCTCGTCCGCAACCGGCTCGCCGACCCCTTCCTCCTCGGGATCTCCTCCGGCGCCTCCGCCGGAGCCGTCCTCGTCCTGGTCGTGGGCGGCGGAGCCGGCCTGGTCGGAGGAGTGACCACCACCCTCGCCCTGCCCGCCGGGGCCTTCGTGGGCGCCCTGCTCTCCCTCGTCCTCGTCTACGGGCTCGCGCGCCGCGGCGGCACCCTGACCAGCACCCGGCTCGTGCTCGCCGGGGTCGCCGTCTCCTACATCCTGTCCGCGCTCGCCACCCTGCTCCTGGTCGTCGCAGGACGCCCCGAACAGTTCCAGGAGGCCATGTACTGGTCCCTCGGCGGCCTCGGCAGCGCCCGCTGGGACACCCTGGCCCTGCCCGCCGCCGTCCTGGCCCTCGGCGTCGGCGTCCTCCTCACCCTCGCCCGCCCGCTCGACCTGCTCCTCGTCGGCGAGGAGCAGGCCACCGTCCTCGGCCTCGACACCGCCCGCTTCCGCGCCGCCGTCTTCGTCCTGGCCTCCCTCGTCACCGCCGTCATGGTCGCCGCCAGCGGAGCCGTCGGCTTCGTCGGCCTGATGGCCCCGCACGCCGCCCGGCTCGCCGTCGGCGCCCCGCACCGCCGGCTCCTCCCCGTCGCCGCGCTCGGCGGAGCGCTCGCCCTGGTCCTCGCCGACCTCGGCGCCCGGACCGTCGCCGCACCCCAGGACATTCCCGTCGGCGTCCTCACCGCGCTCACCGGCGGCCCGTTCCTCCTCTGGCTGATGCGCCGCCGCCCGGGCTCGGAAGGAGCGGCCCTGTGA
- a CDS encoding PLP-dependent cysteine synthase family protein: protein MRYDSSLAAVGNTPLVRLPRLSPSDDVRIWAKLEDRNPTGSVKDRPALHMVEQAEKDGRLTPGCTILEPTSGNTGISLAMAAKLKGYRIVCVMPENTSEERRQLLAMWGAEIISSPAAGGSNTAVRVAKELAAENPSWVMLYQYGNPDNAGAHYATTGPEILADLPSITHFVAGLGTTGTLMGVGRYLREHKPDVKIVAAEPRYDDLVYGLRNLDEGFVPELYDASVLTTRFSVGSADAVTRTRELLQQEGIFAGVSTGAALHAAIGVGNKAVKAGESADIAFVVADGGWKYLSTGLYTAATTEEAIATVQGQLWA from the coding sequence ATGCGCTACGACTCCTCGCTGGCGGCGGTCGGCAACACGCCGCTCGTCCGCCTCCCCCGGCTCTCGCCCTCGGACGACGTCCGCATCTGGGCGAAGCTGGAGGACCGCAACCCGACCGGCTCGGTCAAGGACCGCCCCGCGCTCCACATGGTCGAGCAGGCGGAGAAGGACGGCCGCCTCACCCCCGGCTGCACCATCCTGGAGCCGACCAGCGGCAACACCGGCATCTCCCTCGCCATGGCCGCCAAGCTCAAGGGCTACCGCATCGTCTGCGTCATGCCCGAGAACACCAGCGAGGAGCGCCGTCAGCTGCTCGCCATGTGGGGCGCGGAGATCATCTCGTCCCCCGCGGCGGGCGGATCGAACACGGCGGTACGCGTCGCCAAGGAACTCGCCGCCGAGAACCCGTCCTGGGTGATGCTCTACCAGTACGGCAACCCCGACAACGCGGGCGCCCACTACGCCACCACGGGCCCCGAGATCCTCGCCGACCTCCCGTCCATCACCCACTTCGTGGCCGGCCTCGGCACCACCGGCACCCTGATGGGCGTCGGCCGCTACCTGCGCGAGCACAAGCCCGACGTCAAGATCGTCGCCGCCGAGCCGCGCTACGACGACCTCGTCTACGGCCTCCGGAACCTCGACGAGGGCTTCGTCCCGGAGCTGTACGACGCCTCCGTCCTCACCACCCGCTTCTCCGTCGGCTCCGCCGACGCGGTCACCCGCACCCGCGAACTCCTCCAGCAGGAGGGCATCTTCGCGGGCGTCTCCACCGGCGCGGCCCTGCACGCGGCCATCGGCGTCGGCAACAAGGCGGTGAAGGCGGGCGAGAGCGCGGACATCGCCTTCGTCGTCGCCGACGGCGGCTGGAAGTACCTCTCGACCGGCCTCTACACGGCGGCCACCACGGAAGAGGCCATCGCGACGGTCCAGGGCCAGCTCTGGGCGTAG
- a CDS encoding putative leader peptide, which produces MVSHDVSEETPGTVLLVARLHVDLCRLASAICPSRAVL; this is translated from the coding sequence ATGGTTTCCCACGACGTGAGCGAAGAGACTCCGGGCACAGTGCTGCTCGTGGCGCGCCTGCACGTCGACCTGTGCCGCCTCGCCAGCGCGATCTGTCCGTCCCGCGCTGTGCTCTGA
- a CDS encoding ABC transporter substrate-binding protein — MTWPRRTLLPAAALLPLLAACSTAPEKPAPAAKPAPGFPYTVSNCGVKTTYQAPPQRAVTMNQHVTEVMLALGLEKSLVGTAYLDDAILPAYKKAYDSVPVLAKEYPSKEALLAANPDFVYGGYSSAFAEKDGRSRDDLKRAGIDTRLNTEYCPSGSASVDDLYREVRETGRTFGVADRAETWIREARGTVAAAEKRLKDAAPVSVFVYDSGDKTAFTAGGKGIGNELITRAGGRNVFADLDKSFGDATWEQVVARKPEVVVIYDYGSTTVEQKKKRLLDDPALKDVPAIKNRRFAVMPLSDTVLGVRVPAAVDKLAAQLHPTR, encoded by the coding sequence ATGACCTGGCCCCGCCGTACCCTGCTGCCCGCCGCCGCCCTGCTCCCGCTCCTCGCCGCCTGCTCCACGGCCCCCGAGAAGCCGGCCCCCGCCGCGAAGCCCGCACCGGGATTCCCGTACACCGTCTCCAACTGCGGTGTGAAGACGACGTACCAGGCCCCGCCACAGCGCGCGGTCACCATGAACCAGCACGTCACCGAGGTCATGCTCGCCCTCGGCCTGGAGAAGTCCCTCGTCGGCACCGCCTACCTCGACGACGCGATCCTCCCCGCGTACAAGAAGGCGTACGACTCCGTCCCCGTCCTCGCGAAGGAGTACCCCTCCAAGGAGGCCCTGCTCGCCGCGAACCCCGACTTCGTGTACGGCGGATACTCCTCCGCCTTCGCCGAGAAGGACGGCCGCAGCCGCGACGACCTGAAGCGCGCGGGCATCGACACCCGACTCAACACCGAGTACTGCCCGTCCGGTTCGGCCTCCGTCGACGACCTCTACCGCGAAGTCCGCGAGACCGGCCGGACGTTCGGCGTCGCCGACCGGGCCGAGACCTGGATCCGCGAGGCGCGCGGGACCGTCGCCGCCGCCGAGAAGCGCCTCAAGGACGCCGCACCCGTCTCCGTCTTCGTCTACGACAGCGGCGACAAGACCGCCTTCACCGCCGGCGGGAAGGGCATCGGCAACGAGCTCATCACCCGCGCCGGCGGCCGCAACGTCTTCGCCGACCTCGACAAGTCCTTCGGCGACGCCACCTGGGAACAGGTCGTCGCCCGCAAGCCCGAGGTCGTCGTCATCTACGACTACGGCTCCACCACCGTCGAACAGAAGAAGAAGCGGCTCCTCGACGACCCGGCGCTGAAGGACGTCCCCGCGATCAAGAACCGCCGGTTCGCCGTCATGCCGCTCTCCGACACCGTCCTCGGCGTCCGCGTCCCCGCCGCCGTCGACAAGCTGGCCGCCCAGCTCCACCCGACCCGATGA